In Caldicellulosiruptor morganii, the following proteins share a genomic window:
- a CDS encoding BlaI/MecI/CopY family transcriptional regulator yields MNKDLLKPSEAELEVMKVLWEEGNPLSAPEIVQRLKERNIKWEKSTIYTLIDRLAKKKAIKQERKDKLYYYSPSISKEEYAKIETARILNKLFNGSVKSLIAALIECGNIKGEELEEIKKLLERQTV; encoded by the coding sequence ATGAACAAGGATTTATTGAAGCCATCAGAAGCAGAGTTGGAGGTTATGAAGGTTTTGTGGGAAGAAGGAAATCCCCTGAGTGCACCCGAGATAGTACAGAGATTAAAAGAGAGAAACATCAAATGGGAAAAATCAACCATATACACCTTGATTGATAGACTTGCAAAGAAAAAGGCAATAAAGCAGGAGAGAAAAGATAAGCTTTACTACTACAGCCCATCAATTAGCAAAGAAGAATATGCAAAGATAGAAACAGCAAGGATATTGAATAAGCTATTCAATGGCTCTGTAAAAAGCTTAATAGCAGCTTTAATTGAATGTGGGAACATAAAAGGAGAAGAGCTTGAGGAGATTAAAAAGCTATTAGAAAGACAAACGGTATAA